One Buttiauxella gaviniae genomic region harbors:
- a CDS encoding NmrA family NAD(P)-binding protein, translating into MTTNQKPIVLVLGATGTIGSHIVNELDGEDVHLRIASRKQDKVEQLRREGKDGVYLDLDKPETFALAMAGVDRIFLLTGYSVAMLTQSKTLVDAAKKAGVSHIVHVGVFAEWDTTDAHFVWHQMIEKYIEASGIAWTHLHPNMFMNVFTGFYLPKNLTYTTYWGDRRVGYVAPEDIAAVAEKVLLDGPARHAGQHYWLSVESFNGEEIAALLSEVTGLEIRCEDKGLEGFRQLIESRIAEGAESWYASANIDFVTQMLDGRMSYMSMVQNDIPYILGRPAKTLREYLTENKTMLIASAKGTQ; encoded by the coding sequence ATGACAACGAATCAGAAACCCATCGTACTTGTTCTGGGGGCTACCGGAACTATCGGCAGCCATATCGTCAACGAACTGGACGGCGAAGATGTTCATCTTCGTATCGCTTCGCGTAAGCAAGACAAGGTAGAGCAGCTGCGTCGGGAAGGAAAAGATGGCGTTTATCTCGATCTTGATAAACCAGAGACCTTCGCGCTCGCCATGGCAGGGGTTGATCGCATCTTTCTTTTAACCGGCTATAGCGTCGCCATGCTCACCCAGAGCAAAACCCTGGTGGATGCTGCCAAAAAGGCGGGTGTGAGCCATATCGTTCATGTGGGGGTGTTCGCTGAATGGGATACCACCGACGCCCACTTTGTATGGCACCAGATGATAGAAAAGTATATCGAGGCGAGTGGTATTGCCTGGACACATCTCCATCCGAATATGTTCATGAATGTCTTCACCGGCTTTTATCTCCCCAAAAATCTCACCTACACGACTTACTGGGGGGATCGCAGGGTAGGCTATGTTGCACCCGAGGACATTGCTGCCGTAGCAGAAAAAGTACTCCTTGACGGACCTGCACGTCACGCTGGTCAGCATTACTGGCTGAGCGTGGAAAGCTTTAACGGGGAAGAAATCGCCGCGCTTTTAAGCGAAGTGACCGGGCTTGAAATCAGGTGTGAAGACAAGGGGCTTGAGGGATTCCGTCAGCTGATTGAGTCGCGTATTGCCGAAGGTGCTGAAAGCTGGTACGCCAGTGCAAACATCGATTTTGTCACCCAGATGCTCGATGGCAGAATGTCCTATATGTCGATGGTTCAGAACGATATTCCCTATATCCTCGGAAGGCCGGCGAAAACACTGCGGGAATATTTGACTGAAAATAAAACCA